In Kangiella koreensis DSM 16069, a single window of DNA contains:
- a CDS encoding choice-of-anchor B family protein: protein MKSIITVTGSIVLVLTSLLNSSVSAHSGSHPVRYVAENGSDQGDCSKPSAPCASIAYAVNQSSKGDKIHVASGTYHAGEMDIFYLLNDMVAISGGFSTQDNFTKQNPDQHLTTITGIPADYREKLANKGFHLVRDAKGLPEQRLKPEYLDLLERYQKITTSVEKQLTCANGQAGEYPCFNIDLESHLPLSQLTSSPSSANDIWGYIDLNNNREYAVMGLYNGTVLIDVTDPVNPVEVDTITGANSTWRDVKVYQYFDGDTSQYKTYAYVTTEGQGGLQIIDLSNAPDSIELVNTINVFQTAHNVYLGNINYADGTALDGHQAYLYITGSNLDNGSYRVFDLVDPVNPALVTTPSSAGYVHDATNLIIDDTRTGQCASGHNPCELFIDFNENTVDIWDTTDKSNPFKISTTSYAGASYTHSGWYSKDKNYIFIQDELDERNRGVNSTLYVMDIQDLTSPRIAGSYVGSTPAIDHNGFTLEDKYYMSNYKRGLTVLDVSNPVAPKEIGFFDTYPIPEGNDSQFDGAWGTYPYLPSGNILVSDISNGLFILKDNSEIGGSEPPAPPPSPQPEPDSGGGGSTPIWLLLGLTLFGIRRKIMSN from the coding sequence ATGAAATCAATAATTACAGTCACAGGAAGTATTGTCTTAGTACTCACCTCTTTACTGAACTCATCAGTTTCTGCCCATAGTGGGTCGCATCCGGTGCGCTATGTTGCAGAAAATGGCTCTGATCAGGGCGACTGCTCTAAGCCATCCGCTCCCTGCGCCAGCATTGCCTATGCCGTAAACCAGTCCAGTAAAGGCGACAAAATCCACGTAGCATCAGGTACTTATCATGCTGGTGAGATGGATATTTTCTATTTATTGAACGATATGGTGGCAATTTCAGGCGGTTTTTCGACTCAAGATAATTTCACGAAGCAAAATCCTGACCAGCACCTGACAACCATCACAGGCATACCTGCCGACTACCGCGAGAAACTGGCCAACAAAGGTTTTCACTTAGTACGGGATGCTAAAGGTTTGCCCGAACAACGCCTTAAACCCGAATACCTCGATTTACTTGAGCGTTACCAAAAAATCACTACCAGTGTCGAAAAGCAATTAACCTGCGCTAATGGCCAAGCCGGTGAATACCCTTGCTTTAATATCGATTTAGAATCTCACTTGCCTTTAAGCCAGCTGACTTCATCTCCTTCAAGCGCTAATGATATATGGGGTTATATAGACCTCAACAATAATCGTGAATACGCTGTCATGGGACTTTATAACGGCACAGTACTAATTGATGTCACTGACCCGGTAAACCCGGTTGAAGTTGATACCATTACTGGCGCCAATAGTACTTGGCGTGATGTGAAGGTATATCAGTATTTTGATGGAGATACATCACAATACAAAACTTATGCATATGTCACCACCGAAGGGCAGGGTGGCTTGCAAATTATCGACTTGAGCAATGCACCTGATTCGATTGAACTAGTGAATACCATCAATGTTTTTCAGACTGCTCACAATGTCTATCTCGGCAATATCAATTACGCCGACGGTACAGCTCTTGATGGTCACCAAGCCTACTTATACATTACGGGGTCGAATCTTGATAATGGCTCTTATCGAGTCTTTGATCTGGTTGACCCAGTTAATCCAGCGCTTGTCACAACCCCCAGTTCAGCCGGTTATGTGCATGATGCAACTAATCTGATTATTGATGATACGCGCACTGGTCAATGTGCCAGCGGTCATAATCCTTGTGAGCTTTTTATCGACTTTAATGAAAATACGGTCGATATCTGGGACACCACCGATAAATCCAATCCATTTAAGATCAGCACAACCAGTTATGCCGGCGCCAGTTATACCCACTCCGGCTGGTACTCAAAAGATAAAAATTACATCTTTATTCAGGACGAACTCGACGAGCGGAATCGAGGTGTCAACTCAACCCTTTATGTGATGGATATTCAGGATTTAACCTCACCCAGGATTGCCGGCTCTTATGTCGGTTCGACACCAGCGATTGACCACAACGGTTTTACGCTCGAAGACAAATACTATATGTCCAACTACAAACGTGGGTTAACAGTTCTCGACGTATCCAATCCTGTTGCCCCCAAAGAAATTGGTTTCTTCGATACTTATCCAATTCCTGAAGGCAACGACTCACAGTTTGATGGAGCTTGGGGGACTTATCCTTACCTTCCGAGCGGAAATATACTAGTGAGCGATATCTCCAATGGACTGTTTATATTGAAAGACAACAGCGAGATCGGTGGTTCAGAGCCACCCGCTCCCCCACCCAGCCCACAGCCCGAACCAGATTCAGGCGGCGGGGGCTCCACACCAATTTGGCTATTACTTGGACTGACTCTGTTCGGCATAAGAAGGAAAATTATGTCTAACTAA